In Cloacibacterium caeni, a single window of DNA contains:
- the traN gene encoding conjugative transposon protein TraN has translation MKNHLKTFWAFALILGFAVQSYAQDSAKTPLALGKIEPYRMEVTYDKTSHLIFPTAIRYVDLGSEYLIAGKAEDAENVLRVKASVREFEAETNFSVITNDGRFYSFNVYYSPYPEALSYDLLTMQKAVDKANGNDVLFEELGNNSPSLAGLLLETIYKKDKRIVKHIGAKSFGIQFILKGIYIHNGKYYFHTELRNRTNVPFQIDFVNFKVVDKKVAKRTVVQERPMIPLRTYKPLDEIGGKTTEQNVFLLDQFTIADDKVLLIEIFEKNGGRHQTLQIENSDLIKARLINDMHLKF, from the coding sequence ATGAAAAATCATTTAAAAACCTTTTGGGCATTTGCCCTGATACTCGGCTTTGCCGTACAATCTTACGCACAGGATAGTGCAAAAACTCCGCTTGCATTAGGCAAGATAGAACCGTATAGAATGGAAGTTACCTACGATAAAACTTCACATCTTATTTTTCCGACCGCCATCCGTTATGTGGATTTGGGAAGCGAATACCTGATTGCTGGAAAAGCGGAAGATGCGGAAAATGTATTGCGTGTAAAAGCATCGGTAAGGGAATTTGAAGCGGAAACCAATTTTTCAGTTATCACAAATGACGGGCGTTTTTACAGTTTCAATGTGTATTACAGTCCCTATCCCGAAGCGTTGAGCTATGACCTCTTGACAATGCAAAAGGCGGTTGATAAAGCCAACGGAAACGATGTGCTTTTTGAAGAATTGGGCAACAATTCGCCATCATTGGCAGGCTTGCTTTTGGAAACCATTTACAAAAAGGACAAACGTATTGTAAAGCATATCGGGGCTAAGAGTTTCGGTATTCAGTTTATCCTCAAAGGTATCTACATACACAACGGCAAATACTATTTCCATACGGAATTGAGAAACCGTACCAATGTGCCGTTTCAGATTGATTTTGTGAATTTCAAAGTGGTGGATAAAAAGGTAGCCAAACGTACCGTAGTGCAGGAACGCCCGATGATACCGCTTAGGACTTACAAACCATTGGATGAGATTGGCGGAAAAACGACCGAGCAAAACGTGTTCCTGTTAGACCAATTTACCATTGCCGATGACAAGGTACTACTTATTGAGATTTTCGAGAAAAACGGTGGCAGGCATCAGACACTCCAGATAGAAAATTCCGACTTAATCAAAGCTCGTTTGATTAACGATATGCACCTGAAATTTTAA
- a CDS encoding conjugal transfer protein TraO — translation MKKYIYTVMLIFMAITVTQAQRMLPKQKGLEVSTGVLSDDKIGNDYYINVAMTVNGKNGNYQLWALEYTHQYHDYKDLRIPQETYTAEGGYSFFLLGDVRKNITLNFGITGVVGYESINRGEAMLYDGAKILSEDNFVYGAGGRLTFETYLSDRFVLVLQGRTKVLWGTDLEQFRPSAGVGLRFNF, via the coding sequence ATGAAAAAGTATATCTATACCGTGATGCTCATCTTTATGGCCATCACGGTCACACAGGCACAAAGAATGTTACCTAAACAGAAAGGATTGGAAGTGAGTACGGGTGTGCTGTCCGATGATAAAATCGGTAACGATTATTACATCAATGTAGCAATGACCGTAAACGGCAAAAATGGTAACTACCAGCTTTGGGCGTTGGAATATACACACCAATACCACGATTATAAAGACCTCCGCATACCTCAGGAAACTTATACCGCAGAGGGCGGTTACAGTTTCTTCCTGTTGGGCGATGTTCGTAAGAACATCACGCTGAACTTTGGAATAACAGGCGTAGTCGGTTACGAAAGCATCAACCGTGGCGAAGCAATGTTGTATGACGGAGCGAAGATACTGAGCGAAGACAATTTTGTTTACGGAGCAGGCGGACGGCTCACATTTGAAACGTACCTGTCCGACCGTTTTGTGTTAGTCCTGCAAGGGCGTACAAAGGTTTTGTGGGGTACAGACTTGGAACAATTCCGACCGTCCGCAGGCGTGGGATTAAGGTTTAATTTTTAA
- a CDS encoding DUF3872 domain-containing protein, which yields MIAIFNKFRIGLSSIYILLAILTASVTLVSCSKDDELEIQNDFPFEVKVMPVPKDIASGQTVEIRITIQRTGNYSNTQYFLRYFQFDGQGTLRYYDEPPYLPNDLYSLPTEQFRLYYTSASTVSQSFEVWISDNFGNEKQLSFQFNSSD from the coding sequence ATGATAGCAATATTCAATAAATTCAGGATAGGATTAAGCTCAATATATATACTCTTGGCAATCCTCACGGCTTCGGTTACGTTGGTATCTTGTAGCAAAGACGATGAACTCGAAATACAGAACGATTTCCCTTTTGAGGTCAAAGTAATGCCTGTACCCAAAGATATTGCCAGTGGGCAGACCGTAGAGATACGGATTACCATACAGCGAACAGGCAATTACAGCAACACGCAATATTTTCTCCGCTACTTTCAATTTGACGGTCAAGGCACATTGCGGTATTATGACGAACCACCGTATTTGCCAAACGATTTGTATTCGTTGCCAACGGAGCAGTTCCGGTTGTATTACACTTCGGCATCTACCGTATCACAATCCTTTGAGGTTTGGATTTCCGATAACTTCGGTAACGAAAAGCAGTTGAGCTTTCAGTTCAACAGTAGTGATTAA
- a CDS encoding molybdenum ABC transporter permease translates to MDTVTAQLVFGIIVIVIAIVLIYWINRRKFYRRNGMGAEGFSSFEASVFTRFIERVGKWIAYALIILGIVCIWTYSQMKKDKEKQQVEIPNSK, encoded by the coding sequence ATGGATACAGTTACGGCTCAATTGGTGTTTGGTATTATTGTTATCGTTATTGCGATAGTGCTTATTTATTGGATAAACCGCAGGAAATTTTATAGGCGTAATGGTATGGGTGCAGAGGGATTTTCGAGTTTTGAAGCATCTGTATTTACCCGTTTTATAGAACGTGTCGGCAAATGGATTGCATACGCTTTGATAATTCTCGGTATTGTCTGTATATGGACTTATAGCCAAATGAAAAAGGACAAAGAGAAGCAACAAGTGGAGATACCTAACTCGAAATAA
- a CDS encoding TIGR02391 family protein yields the protein MTKSFDDITLRNISDIISNILTHTKITEHLSGAGISQSQYGTNKTDRLFYALKERQAQDRCGNNVLAFVVRLLNPKRYNSEDEFEKDRTTINEKLVYEGIEIDKSGQPRQVDKAKTISEAKSRSLKIKEKVHGIGVHSEILPYCEAEWLKENYFHAILEITKSVAERLRQKSGYTSDGADLVDDCFALGKDKRPMLAFNTLKNQSEESEHKGFGNFCKGFFSMYRNPKAHNPKILEDTQLSQMTEVLVVATIIHNKLDNTYKTGLK from the coding sequence ATGACAAAATCCTTTGATGACATAACCCTACGAAATATATCTGATATTATATCAAATATACTGACACATACGAAAATTACAGAACATTTATCAGGTGCTGGTATTTCTCAATCTCAATATGGCACAAATAAAACAGACAGATTGTTTTATGCTTTAAAAGAAAGACAAGCACAAGACAGATGTGGAAATAATGTATTGGCATTTGTTGTTAGATTATTAAATCCTAAAAGATATAATTCCGAAGATGAATTTGAAAAAGATAGAACAACTATCAATGAGAAACTTGTTTATGAAGGGATAGAAATTGATAAAAGTGGACAGCCCCGACAAGTTGATAAGGCGAAAACTATTTCGGAAGCAAAAAGCAGGTCACTAAAAATCAAAGAAAAAGTACACGGAATTGGAGTTCATTCAGAAATTTTGCCTTATTGTGAAGCTGAATGGTTAAAGGAAAATTATTTTCACGCTATACTTGAAATTACGAAAAGTGTAGCAGAGAGGCTTAGGCAAAAAAGTGGCTATACTTCAGACGGAGCAGATTTAGTTGATGATTGTTTTGCGTTGGGAAAGGACAAAAGACCTATGCTTGCTTTCAATACTCTGAAAAATCAAAGCGAAGAAAGTGAACACAAAGGTTTTGGAAATTTCTGCAAAGGATTTTTTTCTATGTACAGAAATCCAAAAGCACACAACCCCAAAATATTGGAAGATACCCAACTTTCACAAATGACAGAAGTTTTGGTTGTAGCAACAATTATTCACAACAAACTTGATAACACTTATAAAACGGGGCTTAAATAA
- a CDS encoding helix-turn-helix domain-containing protein: MEVIAIQKTALDGMKNDLRELLEMTENATRKYTPIFKEEQWLDNQEVCLMMNITKRTLQTYKDKGLLPYSKLNRKNYYKRSDVQALLEAGQPYNTNDNGFTDE; this comes from the coding sequence ATGGAAGTTATTGCAATACAAAAAACCGCATTGGACGGAATGAAGAATGACCTAAGGGAACTTTTGGAAATGACCGAAAATGCCACACGAAAATATACCCCGATTTTCAAAGAGGAGCAATGGCTCGATAACCAGGAAGTGTGTTTGATGATGAACATTACCAAACGGACTTTGCAGACCTACAAGGACAAAGGCTTATTACCATATTCCAAACTGAACCGCAAGAATTATTATAAACGCTCGGACGTACAGGCTTTACTCGAAGCCGGACAGCCGTACAATACCAACGACAATGGATTTACTGACGAATGA
- a CDS encoding helix-turn-helix domain-containing protein yields MDLLTNETEEIIAHQEMIMQLRNRIEEILKNYRPVMNGEIYLSGEDVCRLLHISKRTLQQYRDDNILPYIQIGGKIIYKETDILTVLEQNYITNDRHCF; encoded by the coding sequence ATGGATTTACTGACGAATGAAACGGAAGAAATCATCGCCCATCAGGAAATGATAATGCAGTTGAGAAACCGTATTGAAGAAATATTAAAAAATTACCGTCCTGTAATGAACGGAGAAATATACTTGTCGGGCGAAGATGTGTGTAGGCTGTTACATATCAGTAAACGGACTTTACAGCAATACCGTGACGATAATATCCTGCCGTATATACAAATTGGGGGTAAGATTATTTATAAGGAAACGGATATTCTGACCGTCTTAGAACAGAACTATATAACCAATGACAGACATTGCTTCTAA
- a CDS encoding response regulator transcription factor: protein METGTAQQKIALAFINDKSPILDLTCNDLVASGIEVLFRSENIEDGLSQLPALKTLPNICIIDLDFYNKNVLAQLQELRTQYPTINLIAHNDIDAEKAVKPLLEIGFTGYLLIGSDTDDFKKAIDVVTNGGRYFSVGVAEIAQEYFSNK, encoded by the coding sequence ATGGAAACTGGTACAGCACAACAAAAAATTGCCCTCGCCTTTATCAATGATAAAAGCCCGATTTTGGATTTGACCTGCAACGACCTCGTTGCTTCAGGAATTGAAGTATTGTTCCGTTCTGAAAACATTGAAGACGGACTATCTCAATTACCAGCATTAAAAACACTTCCCAACATTTGTATTATTGACCTTGATTTTTACAATAAGAATGTGCTGGCACAGCTTCAAGAATTGAGAACACAATATCCAACCATTAACCTGATTGCACATAATGATATTGATGCAGAAAAAGCCGTAAAACCTCTTTTGGAAATTGGTTTTACAGGTTATTTGCTCATTGGTAGCGATACGGACGATTTTAAAAAAGCTATTGATGTTGTTACCAATGGCGGTAGATATTTTAGTGTGGGAGTAGCGGAAATTGCACAGGAATATTTCAGTAATAAGTAA
- a CDS encoding PRTRC system ThiF family protein — MNTAKTAIHFTDNYLLNPTNPISVNLIGAGGTGSKVLTALMEINESLIALGHAGLQVRLWDDDVITSANLGRQRFFESETGLYKSVALINRINRCIGTNWKAETVKFEKDKFGRIPEKARAIITITCVDNVQARFGVAEILKEISYRRHYQDEPKYWLDFGNSQDTGQVLLSTIGEIKQPNSEKYQTVASLPFVTDEFGELLKQSEQEDNTPSCSLAEALEHQDLFINSSLTQMGCSLLWNLFRRGMTEYKGFFHNLKDFRTHPIKVA, encoded by the coding sequence ATGAATACAGCAAAAACAGCAATCCATTTTACGGACAATTATCTGCTCAATCCGACAAACCCAATTTCGGTAAACCTTATCGGGGCAGGTGGCACAGGCTCAAAAGTATTGACCGCTTTAATGGAAATAAACGAGAGCTTGATAGCGTTGGGACACGCAGGGTTGCAAGTCCGCCTTTGGGATGATGATGTTATCACGAGTGCCAATTTAGGCAGACAGCGTTTTTTTGAAAGTGAAACAGGATTGTACAAATCGGTTGCATTGATAAACCGTATCAATCGTTGCATCGGTACAAATTGGAAAGCCGAAACGGTAAAATTTGAAAAGGACAAGTTTGGCAGAATACCCGAAAAAGCAAGGGCAATCATTACTATTACTTGTGTGGACAATGTACAGGCGAGGTTTGGCGTTGCTGAAATTCTTAAAGAAATAAGTTACCGCAGACACTACCAAGATGAGCCGAAATATTGGTTGGATTTTGGCAACAGCCAAGATACAGGACAAGTGCTACTATCTACTATCGGAGAGATAAAGCAACCCAATTCAGAGAAATACCAAACGGTGGCAAGCCTGCCATTTGTTACCGATGAATTTGGCGAATTGCTGAAGCAATCCGAACAAGAGGATAACACGCCAAGTTGCTCACTTGCCGAAGCGTTGGAACACCAGGACTTGTTTATCAATTCCTCATTAACCCAAATGGGTTGTTCTTTGCTGTGGAACTTATTTCGCAGGGGAATGACTGAATACAAAGGATTTTTTCACAATCTGAAAGATTTCCGCACCCACCCGATAAAAGTCGCCTGA
- a CDS encoding PRTRC system protein B: MNTVNDITKDFGTLYYPKSALVFYETKGTDTAMYVEHFDMDSNGTPINAHPLTVKEANVLAKALQTDEEKNTAFLKSKGILPTNILHINPNAEKGIVLWYTKAQQRQLYFVDSLGISNGMAQVPPMLWLASKSSLTVFALASDRRPTEKTPLHYAPFFNIYEKGNVCMGTVSIDIKNSASVEEFTQAWEHYFFNSYFSHSLCENLTKKNIVNLWKDLINTDKPFPKEVLKKNNKTLKNLL; encoded by the coding sequence ATGAACACCGTAAACGACATAACCAAAGATTTCGGCACATTATACTATCCAAAATCCGCTTTGGTTTTCTATGAAACCAAAGGAACAGATACAGCAATGTACGTGGAGCATTTCGATATGGATAGCAACGGAACGCCTATCAATGCCCACCCATTGACCGTAAAAGAAGCCAACGTATTGGCAAAGGCGTTACAGACCGATGAAGAAAAGAACACAGCCTTTTTAAAGTCAAAGGGAATATTGCCTACAAACATTCTGCATATCAATCCAAATGCTGAAAAAGGTATAGTATTATGGTACACCAAAGCACAGCAAAGACAACTGTATTTTGTGGATAGTTTGGGCATATCCAACGGAATGGCACAAGTACCGCCAATGCTTTGGTTAGCGAGCAAAAGCAGTCTTACTGTATTTGCTTTGGCAAGCGACAGAAGACCCACCGAGAAAACGCCATTGCATTACGCACCTTTCTTCAATATCTACGAAAAGGGCAATGTATGTATGGGTACTGTTAGTATTGATATTAAAAATTCGGCTTCGGTTGAGGAATTTACACAGGCGTGGGAACATTATTTTTTTAATTCCTATTTCAGCCATTCATTATGCGAGAACCTCACGAAAAAAAACATTGTAAACCTTTGGAAAGACCTTATCAATACTGATAAACCTTTTCCGAAAGAAGTATTAAAAAAGAATAACAAAACCCTTAAAAATCTATTGTGA
- a CDS encoding PRTRC system protein C — MLLATQLERVFILKDKEQDIRLTDPEPRWSVEAVMNFYANMYPILTTAKASAPQIKDDAVEYKFESVMGTKG; from the coding sequence ATGTTATTAGCAACGCAATTAGAACGAGTTTTCATACTCAAAGACAAAGAACAGGACATCAGACTGACCGACCCAGAGCCACGTTGGAGCGTGGAAGCCGTAATGAATTTTTACGCCAATATGTACCCGATTTTGACAACGGCAAAAGCATCTGCACCACAGATAAAAGACGATGCGGTAGAGTACAAATTTGAGAGCGTAATGGGTACGAAAGGTTAA
- a CDS encoding PRTRC system protein E, with translation MNTNFFNQIQQLDFTGVLQLNISKGIESNLIVTVLLNNEQCGDSAKNLIPPLTFNATPQEFDEGFFEQITTPIQKVSGLMVDMEKFLKQLEEVKKQSAIEKEKAEKEKKEKEAKDKKFKDAMVKADELEKEGKFREAWMKVPDITEFPEKADEIRKRKTSLSDKFATPSLFGAMEEATPEPPKVEEVTADYPIDEADEEE, from the coding sequence ATGAACACAAATTTTTTCAATCAGATACAGCAGTTGGACTTTACAGGAGTATTGCAACTGAACATTTCAAAAGGAATAGAAAGCAACCTAATCGTAACAGTATTGCTCAATAACGAACAATGCGGAGATAGTGCCAAAAACCTTATTCCCCCATTGACATTTAACGCCACACCCCAAGAGTTTGACGAGGGATTTTTTGAACAGATTACCACACCTATACAAAAGGTATCGGGCTTAATGGTGGATATGGAAAAATTCTTAAAGCAATTGGAAGAAGTTAAAAAGCAATCGGCAATCGAGAAAGAAAAAGCAGAAAAGGAGAAAAAGGAAAAAGAAGCCAAAGACAAGAAATTTAAAGATGCTATGGTAAAGGCTGACGAGTTGGAGAAAGAGGGCAAGTTCCGCGAAGCGTGGATGAAAGTACCCGATATAACGGAGTTTCCCGAAAAAGCGGACGAGATACGCAAACGCAAAACTTCATTGTCCGACAAGTTCGCAACACCGAGCCTTTTCGGAGCAATGGAAGAAGCTACACCCGAACCGCCAAAGGTGGAAGAAGTTACTGCCGATTATCCTATTGATGAAGCGGACGAGGAAGAATAA
- a CDS encoding molybdenum ABC transporter ATP-binding protein, with the protein METTAIATKFVRYDVPELETLQNAKVYLLREKLNKSDKLSRAEKNWLAEAVNRNAYFKRAVPLMGYRFGFEDILKTYVVKQYGSWAEYNAPDKTSLRSIVYGRIDQIAEITK; encoded by the coding sequence ATGGAAACGACAGCAATAGCCACAAAGTTTGTACGCTACGATGTTCCCGAATTGGAAACCCTGCAAAATGCAAAGGTTTACCTACTAAGGGAAAAACTGAACAAAAGCGACAAGTTGAGCCGAGCAGAAAAAAATTGGCTTGCGGAAGCAGTAAACCGAAATGCCTACTTCAAAAGAGCCGTACCCCTTATGGGTTATCGCTTCGGGTTTGAGGATATTTTGAAAACCTATGTAGTGAAGCAGTACGGCAGTTGGGCAGAATACAACGCCCCCGACAAAACAAGCCTTAGAAGTATTGTTTACGGCAGGATTGACCAAATAGCGGAAATCACTAAATAA